A region of Mugil cephalus isolate CIBA_MC_2020 chromosome 3, CIBA_Mcephalus_1.1, whole genome shotgun sequence DNA encodes the following proteins:
- the LOC125005405 gene encoding LOW QUALITY PROTEIN: uncharacterized protein LOC125005405 (The sequence of the model RefSeq protein was modified relative to this genomic sequence to represent the inferred CDS: inserted 1 base in 1 codon) codes for MFGNHSCSACMASLQPEDGHDLCPSCLGLEHLKEALSDDACMNCSFMPRAVRAARLAEVEQLLTLSPSPEQLTPAQGVVPTRSGRPKRRAAETAVPTSRKRVKESSLASKVDQLTTEINNMKSLFLTFQSGTGAGEPAASVPPAAILEPEEDVLSMAASATQFAEYEPEVVAQDVTSRASAAGSCSSTHSSAGGSDDGSMGAIIRMALARLQLDLPQAQSAPASAFFRRGPSHTNFTVPPSEEYLRELHACWRDSRTLSHATSDGRTLAAMQDAPRFGLGRMPPIEPPIAALIVSPDEALRPDARCPRPQCRVTDDLLCKAYDAAARMGRIGNSMSHLLLVLSASLQETTVDAPVHNFSDASLQAFALMSRELGRLMSTLVQARRQRRLTAQFKPDRLDFSCPSFKGICPLLAALGALQLPPSAGLIHRLIPVAIAGLSAHLHSLPTSRHGVFGPLSSCPLGNLRPLVLPVVPPEPLEAGGPGAEAQGPVVGCFSQQQLSYWSASTRDPWVLSTLTHGYKLQFRRRPPTYGRVKMTIIRDPAKAQALSQELSVLLDKGAIEPVDPLLQPGGFYSTYFLVTKKDGGLRPILDLRGLNRFLKVLRFHMLSNAEVLRTVAREEWFTSIDLKDAYFHVPIAPNHRQFLRFAFHGRHYQFRVNLVFTRCMMAALSPLQSQGMKVLPYLDDWLICAPSQSQVALDTTHLLSHVARLGLKVNFTKSCLVPSQSTLFLGMTLDSVAMKSCPSPQRVDDILRLLLLFQEGRWLRYVEFLRLLGKLTAAANVVPLGLLSLRPLQRWLHSFHFDVRWHRHRRLRVSRCCLLALAPWRERSFLLQGMPLGSIASRREAITTDASLSGWGAVWQNRTAQGLWSAQDRSVHINVLELWAVHKALLFFLPFLRGRHVLIRSDNVSTISHINHQGGTRSAQLLQASRDLLLWAAPHLASLRAMYLPGERNQAADFLSRYKPPPGEWRLHPEVVLNIWEVFGKAEVDLFATEESTHCPLWFSLTEESSPLGQDALAHDWPDSLLYAFPPIPLIFPTLQRVLQQGHRLLLVAPFWPGRTWFPLLSRLCRSSPWRLPXRKDLLSQLQGQIWHPDPPRLQLWVWPLQGPTPY; via the exons ATGTTTGGCAACCATTCTTGTTCGGCCTGTATggcttctctgcagcctgaagatGGCCATGATTTGTGTCCCTCATGCCTCGGCCTTGAGCATCTGAAGGAGGCTCTTTCAGATGACGCTtgcatgaactgcagcttcatgcccCGGGCAGTGAGGGCTGCCAGACTAGCTGAGGTGGAACAACTGTTGACCCTCAGCCCATCACCTGAACAGCTGACCCCAGCACAGGGAGTGGTTCCAACTCGGTCTGGCAGGCCCAAACGTCGTGCTGCCGAGACAGCAGTCCCCACTTCCAGGAAGAGGGTTAAGGAGTCCAGCCTTGCTTCCAAGGTGGACCAATTAAcaacagaaattaataatatgaaatccCTCTTCCTAACCTTCCAGTCTGGGACTGGTGCAGGGGAGCCAGCTGCTTCAGTGCCTCCAGCGGCCATCTTGGAGCCGGAGGAAGATGTGCTTTCCATGGCGGCATCAGCCACTCAATTTGCTGAATATGAGCCGGAAGTGGTTGCGCAGGATGTAACCTCCCGTGCTTCCGCGGCAGGCTCCTGCTCATCAACCCACAGCTCCGCTGGTGGTTCTGATGATGGCTCAATGGGAGCCATCATTCGTATGGCCCTGGCCCGTTTGCAGTTAGACCTACCACAAGCTCAGTCGGCTCCAGCCAGTGCTTTCTTCAGGCGTGGTCCATCCCACACTAACTTTACTGTCCCCCCATCAGAAGAGTATCTGAGGGAATTGCATGCATGTTGGAGGGATTCTAGAACTCTCTCTCATGCAACATCTGATGGCCGCACCCTGGCAGCCATGCAGGATGCACCCAGATTTGGCTTGGGCCGCATGCCACCAATTGAGCCCCCTATAGCTGCTCTGATTGTCTCGCCTGATGAGGCTCTGAGGCCAGATGCGAGGTGTCCTCGTCCCCAGTGTCGGGTTACGGATGACCTACTCTGTAAAGCCTATGACGCAGCGGCACGCATGGGACGCATAGGTAATTCTATGTCCCACCTGCTGCTCGTGCTATCAGCATCCCTGCAGGAGACTACAGTGGATGCTCCGGTCCACAATTTCAGCGACGCTTCCCTGCAGGCATTCGCGCTGATGTCTAGAGAGCTGGGGCGATTGATGTCCACTCTCGTCCAGGCTCGCCGTCAG AGGCGCTTAACTGCACAGTTCAAGCCAGACAGACTCGATTTCAGCTGTCCGAGCTTCAAAGGAATATGCCCCCTCCTAGCGGCCCTAGGAGCTCTTCAGTTGCCCCCCAGTGCCGGCCTCATCCACAGGCTTATCCCAGTAGCTATCGCAGGTCTCAGCGCACACCTTCACAGCCTGCCCACCAGCAGGCACGGAGTTTTCGGGCCTCTGAGCAGCTGCCCTCTGGGCAACCTCAGGCCTCTCGTGCTACCCGTCGTGCCCCCAGAGCCTCTAGAGGCCGGGGGACCCGGCGCTGAGGCCCAGGGGCCGGTCGTCGGCTGTttttcccagcagcagctcagttacTGGTCTGCTTCCACCAGGGACCCCTGGGTGCTTTCCACCTTGACCCACGGGTACAAACTTCAGTTCCGACGCCGGCCCCCAACCTATGGCCGGGTCAAGATGACCATCATACGCGACCCGGCAAAAGCCCAAGCCCTCAGCCAGGAGTTGTCCGTCCTCCTGGACAAAGGTGCCATCGAGCCAGTAGATCCCCTGTTGCAACCAGGGGGATTCTACTCCACTTACTTTCTAGTAACAAAGAAAGACGGCGGACTCCGTCCCATCCTCGACCTGAGGGGTCTCAACAGATTCCTGAAGGTCTTGAGGTTCCACATGCTCAGCAATGCAGAGGTTCTGCGCACTGTGGCCAGAGAGGAGTGGTTTACATCAATAGACCTCAAGGATGCCTACTTTCATGTCCCCATAGCTCCAAACCACAGACAGTTTCTGCGGTTCGCTTTTCACGGGCGTCATTACCAGTTCAGGGTGAACCTGGTTTTCACCAGGTGCATGATGGCAGCCCTCTCACCCCTGCAGTCGCAGGGCATGAAGGTCCTCCCATATCTGGACGACTGGCTCATCTGTGCACCATCCCAATCTCAGGTGGCCCTGGACACGACACATCTTCTGTCCCACGTGGCCCGACTGGGCCTGAAGGTAAATTTTACCAAGAGTTGCCTGGTTCCCTCGCAGAGCACACTCTTTCTCGGAATGACTCTCGATTCAGTCGCCATGAAGTCCTGTCCGTCACCACAGCGGGTGGACGACAttctccgcctccttctcttgtttcaggAAGGCAGGTGGTTGCGCTATGTGGAGTTTTTGCGCCTCCTCGGGAAACTGACGGCTGCGGCCAATGTGGTTCCTCTGGGACTGCTGTCGCTACGTCCTCTTCAGAGATGGCTGCACAGCTTTCATTTCGATGTCCGATGGCACAGGCACAGGAGACTCAGAGTGTCACGCTGTTGCCTTCTTGCTCTGGCCccatggagagagagatcatTTCTCCTTCAGGGCATGCCCTTGGGTTCCATTGCGTCCCGTCGGGAAGCCATCACAACAGATGCCTCCCTCTCAGGGTGGGGCGCCGTGTGGCAGAACCGGACAGCTCAGGGGCTGTGGTCTGCTCAAGACCGCTCGGTGCATATCAATGTTCTAGAACTGTGGGCTGTGCACAAGGCactgctttttttccttcccttcctgagAGGCCGACATGTGCTTATACGGTCGGACAATGTCTCAACCATCTCCCACATAAACCACCAGGGGGGCACCAGGTCTGCCCAACTGTTGCAGGCATCCcgggacctgctgttgtgggcAGCGCCACATCTTGCCAGCCTGAGAGCAATGTATTTGCCCGGGGAAAGGAACCAGGCTGCCGACTTCCTCTCTCGTTACAAACCGCCGCCAGGGGAGTGGCGGCTTCATCCAGAGGTCGTTCTCAACATCTGGGAGGTCTTCGGCAAGGCAGAGGTCGATCTGTTTGCCACGGAGGAGTCGACCCATTGCCCTCTCTGGTTCTCTTTGACGGAAGAGAGCAGCCCTCTGGGTCAGGATGCTCTTGCCCACGATTGGCCAGACAGTCTTCTCTATGCGTTTCCGCCAATCCCTCTGATTTTTCCAACGCTACAGAGGGTCCTCCAGCAGGGTCACAGACTGCTGTTGGTAGCCCCCTTTTGGCCAGGCAGGACGTGGTTCCCATTGCTGAGCAGGCTCTGCCGCAGCTCACCATGGCGCCTCC ACAGGAAAGATCTCCTGTCTCAGTTACAGGGCCAGATTTGGCATCCCGACCCTCCTCGCCTGCAGCTATGGGTCTGGCCGCTGCAGGGCCCAACCCCCTACTGA